From the genome of Candidatus Babeliales bacterium, one region includes:
- the tpiA gene encoding triose-phosphate isomerase has translation MKPTFAFVANWKMYLSPNEESEFLSNYSTDLIALIPDQASLVICPSYLSLPEALKITTSPKVSIGAQACSAYGSGAHTGDISAAALAQIGISHCIVGHSERRTQHHETNQNIAEQAQLLLKAGICPIVCIGETEQERAQSQTNAILEKQLEPIKLACKGAHLWVAYEPIWAIGTGKTPTNTELEQTSSWLKKHLSDIFSDPQLLYGGSISPSEAGRLSSLSNIDGFLIGRASVDFQALKKIVRSCYTPQ, from the coding sequence ATGAAGCCGACTTTTGCCTTTGTAGCCAACTGGAAAATGTATTTGAGTCCCAACGAAGAATCAGAATTTTTATCGAATTATAGTACCGACTTGATCGCTTTAATACCAGATCAAGCATCACTGGTCATCTGTCCCTCCTACCTTTCATTACCCGAGGCACTTAAAATAACCACTTCGCCCAAGGTCTCAATCGGAGCCCAAGCATGTTCTGCATATGGGTCCGGGGCTCATACAGGTGATATATCAGCCGCGGCCTTGGCTCAGATTGGAATCAGTCACTGTATCGTCGGCCATAGTGAGCGGCGAACACAGCATCACGAGACAAACCAAAATATTGCCGAGCAAGCCCAGCTTCTGCTCAAAGCTGGTATCTGCCCTATCGTGTGTATCGGAGAAACGGAGCAAGAACGCGCTCAAAGCCAGACCAATGCCATCCTTGAAAAACAGTTAGAACCCATCAAACTCGCCTGCAAAGGAGCCCATCTATGGGTGGCCTATGAACCAATCTGGGCAATTGGCACAGGGAAGACCCCAACTAATACCGAATTGGAACAGACCAGTTCGTGGCTCAAAAAACACCTTAGTGACATCTTTTCTGACCCACAATTACTTTATGGAGGAAGCATCAGCCCTAGCGAGGCGGGACGCTTGAGTTCATTGTCTAATATTGATGGGTTTCTCATTGGAAGAGCGAGCGTAGATTTTCAAGCATTGAAAAAAATAGTACGCTCTTGCTATACACCACAATAA
- a CDS encoding GIY-YIG nuclease family protein translates to MKHLHIKTLPLSPGVYLFKDDQGRIVYIGKATSLRTRVKSYLQEPKDDLKLKALQAVVHDVSVITTPTETEAALLEAQLIQEHQPKFNTLLKDGQPFVYLLFTEETLPTLKIVRTKKTKGRYFGPFLYKSDARSVYEYLATTFRLKLCTSKIPQGCLDYHLDICAGSCRDDFDKDAYLTRLELAREALQGNTEQFTQTLRNKIKVHNDALAFEKAQKLNTYLQDSVTIFATLETKYHEQTYRHETIRATAPTSNIVENETTVEHLQALLDLPQPPRIIDCFDISHFQSTSLVGSCVRFANGIPDKNKFRRFKIKSLTQQNDYAALQEIVQRRYKNNDLPDLILIDGGKGQLNAILKLNISRPCISLAKREERVFSERHPEGKLLDIHEQAEKLLIALRDYAHHFAITYHRLHRNAH, encoded by the coding sequence ATGAAGCATCTGCATATAAAAACCTTACCCTTATCTCCTGGCGTGTATCTGTTTAAGGATGATCAAGGCCGAATTGTCTACATTGGCAAGGCAACCTCACTCCGTACTCGCGTAAAATCCTATCTTCAAGAACCAAAGGATGATCTCAAGCTAAAGGCTCTTCAGGCGGTTGTACATGATGTATCGGTCATCACAACTCCTACAGAAACAGAAGCTGCCCTACTTGAGGCGCAGCTCATTCAAGAGCATCAGCCCAAGTTCAATACCCTCCTCAAAGATGGACAGCCCTTTGTATATCTTCTTTTTACAGAAGAAACATTGCCAACTCTGAAGATTGTACGCACCAAGAAAACTAAGGGACGGTACTTTGGACCATTCCTGTATAAATCAGATGCACGTAGTGTGTACGAATATCTTGCCACAACTTTTCGTCTAAAGTTATGTACAAGCAAAATCCCGCAGGGGTGTCTCGACTACCACCTCGATATCTGTGCTGGTTCATGTCGAGATGACTTTGATAAAGATGCCTACCTCACAAGACTCGAGCTTGCACGCGAAGCATTACAAGGTAATACGGAACAATTCACACAGACATTGCGAAACAAAATTAAGGTCCATAATGATGCCTTAGCGTTTGAGAAGGCACAGAAACTCAACACCTATCTTCAAGACAGCGTAACCATTTTTGCAACACTAGAAACTAAGTATCATGAACAAACTTATCGCCATGAAACGATCCGGGCAACTGCACCAACGTCAAACATCGTTGAAAACGAAACAACAGTAGAACACCTACAAGCGTTACTCGATCTTCCTCAGCCACCTCGTATCATCGATTGTTTTGATATTTCACATTTTCAAAGCACATCACTGGTAGGCTCGTGTGTTAGATTCGCCAACGGTATCCCAGACAAAAATAAGTTTCGTCGATTCAAGATTAAGAGCCTAACACAACAGAACGACTATGCGGCACTTCAAGAGATTGTGCAACGTCGTTATAAAAATAATGATCTGCCAGATTTGATTCTAATTGATGGAGGCAAGGGACAACTAAACGCCATCCTAAAACTCAACATTTCACGACCATGTATCAGCTTAGCCAAGCGAGAGGAACGCGTATTTAGTGAAAGGCATCCAGAAGGAAAATTGCTCGACATCCACGAACAAGCGGAAAAGCTACTCATCGCACTGCGCGACTACGCTCACCATTTTGCTATTACGTACCATCGTCTGCATAGAAATGCACACTAA
- a CDS encoding ATP-binding cassette domain-containing protein, with amino-acid sequence MIELINVEKSFGDTKVTKGVTLKIPDNQITCIVGRSGEGKSVLLKQIIGLLRPTAGKILIDGEDTAQFTEQQLDANFDKFGYVFQFAALLDSLTVFENVGIKLIEQGMPKNKVRPIVEEKLALVHLDLDTLDKYPAELSGGMRKRVGLARTLISQPKYMLYDEPTTGLDPITSRVIHELMVDIQQANNSTSIVISHDVEIFKFVDKVALLHDGKIQFFGDAKTIWDTDNPYVYQFIRGLSEGPIQNEITHTTTRV; translated from the coding sequence GTGATAGAGCTGATTAATGTAGAAAAGAGTTTCGGTGATACGAAAGTTACTAAAGGCGTCACTCTTAAAATTCCTGATAATCAAATCACCTGTATTGTTGGTCGTTCAGGTGAGGGGAAGTCTGTTCTCTTGAAGCAGATCATTGGTCTATTGCGACCAACCGCAGGGAAAATCTTAATAGATGGCGAAGATACTGCACAATTCACAGAACAACAACTTGACGCAAATTTTGATAAATTCGGCTACGTTTTTCAATTTGCAGCCCTGCTTGACTCTCTAACGGTTTTTGAAAATGTTGGTATCAAGCTCATAGAGCAAGGAATGCCAAAAAATAAAGTTCGTCCTATTGTTGAAGAAAAACTTGCACTTGTTCATCTTGATTTGGACACCCTTGATAAATATCCCGCTGAGCTTTCCGGTGGTATGAGAAAGCGAGTTGGGTTAGCGCGAACTTTAATTTCACAGCCAAAATATATGCTCTATGATGAACCAACAACAGGTCTTGACCCCATCACTTCCCGTGTTATTCATGAACTCATGGTTGATATCCAGCAAGCAAATAATTCTACGTCTATCGTGATTTCCCATGACGTAGAAATCTTTAAATTTGTTGATAAGGTTGCCCTGCTTCATGATGGCAAAATCCAGTTCTTTGGAGACGCAAAAACCATCTGGGATACCGATAATCCTTATGTTTATCAATTTATTCGCGGACTATCCGAAGGCCCAATCCAAAACGAAATAACACACACCACTACTCGAGTCTAA
- a CDS encoding ABC transporter permease has translation MMILRLVDRLGSSALETCNTVGTFFIFFLASARTLFTSKLKVSKMFKQMERIGVNSSTIIFLTGSFTGMVLAMQSYYGFKRFGATEFVGTIVALSMTRELGPVLTGLMVTGRAGSAITAEIGTMRITEQIDALRTLGINPQQYLVVPRILASVVILPFLSLISMICGVVGGYFICTYVLGLNPEEYVSNIREYVELSDITGGLIKSSVFGLILSWVGTFKGYNTFGGARGVGKATTQSVVIGSIMILIANYFLTAILWD, from the coding sequence ATGATGATCTTAAGGTTAGTAGATAGATTGGGATCTTCTGCCTTAGAAACATGCAACACAGTCGGTACATTCTTTATCTTCTTTCTTGCATCAGCTCGTACTCTTTTTACGTCTAAACTAAAAGTCTCCAAAATGTTCAAGCAAATGGAGCGTATCGGTGTCAACTCATCAACCATTATCTTTCTAACAGGCAGCTTTACCGGTATGGTCCTTGCAATGCAAAGCTATTATGGCTTCAAACGATTCGGCGCAACTGAATTTGTAGGAACGATCGTTGCACTCAGTATGACACGTGAGCTTGGACCAGTACTCACTGGACTCATGGTAACTGGCCGCGCAGGATCTGCTATCACTGCTGAAATCGGCACTATGAGGATCACGGAACAGATTGACGCACTGAGAACACTTGGTATTAACCCTCAGCAATATTTGGTTGTTCCTCGTATCCTCGCCAGCGTTGTGATTCTTCCGTTTTTAAGTTTGATCTCGATGATCTGTGGTGTTGTTGGCGGTTACTTTATATGCACCTATGTTCTTGGGCTGAATCCCGAGGAATATGTCTCCAATATCCGTGAGTATGTGGAACTTTCCGATATTACTGGTGGGCTCATTAAGTCCAGTGTCTTTGGGCTTATTTTATCGTGGGTTGGTACCTTCAAGGGGTACAACACATTTGGTGGAGCACGAGGTGTGGGAAAAGCAACTACGCAAAGTGTGGTGATCGGATCGATTATGATCTTGATAGCAAACTACTTCTTAACAGCTATTTTGTGGGACTAA
- a CDS encoding pentapeptide repeat-containing protein has product MMDKKYIVLSLLAVCFSATRAQQAQLKPINPAKPGKEKLTPAIRSNIQTFLETKNGAGLDMRGADLRNQDLKAANLKGAILKTYTQMCPAVVGTTCKSYRQKANLSGAKLQGANISSAKLYEAIFDGANLQGADLRGADLTLASFKNTNMDGALIDETTTMPDGKKYSQEQLAVKLDDNGLKEILPRIQGLPNLPWLNPQHDICQDKNGLEWVRCKMSNPIG; this is encoded by the coding sequence ATGATGGATAAAAAATATATCGTGCTGTCGTTGCTTGCTGTGTGCTTCAGTGCTACTAGAGCCCAACAGGCCCAACTTAAACCAATTAATCCTGCAAAACCCGGCAAAGAAAAATTAACCCCTGCCATCCGCAGCAATATTCAAACCTTTCTAGAAACCAAGAATGGCGCCGGTCTTGATATGCGCGGTGCTGACCTACGAAATCAAGACTTGAAAGCCGCAAACCTTAAGGGGGCAATTCTCAAAACATATACCCAAATGTGTCCTGCTGTCGTTGGAACGACCTGCAAAAGTTACCGACAAAAAGCAAACCTCTCCGGTGCAAAGCTGCAAGGGGCAAATATATCCTCAGCAAAACTGTATGAAGCTATTTTTGATGGAGCAAATCTGCAGGGCGCTGATCTAAGAGGAGCCGATCTTACCCTTGCTTCATTCAAAAATACAAACATGGATGGCGCACTTATTGATGAAACAACCACTATGCCTGATGGGAAAAAGTACAGCCAAGAGCAACTTGCTGTAAAATTAGATGACAATGGCCTTAAAGAAATTCTTCCACGAATTCAAGGCTTACCAAACCTTCCATGGCTAAATCCACAACACGATATATGCCAAGACAAAAATGGCTTGGAATGGGTTCGCTGCAAAATGAGTAATCCAATCGGATAA
- the secG gene encoding preprotein translocase subunit SecG, producing the protein MFLGLIITLFFFACVLLVLLILIQKGKGSMGIGSIGGTNTMLFGGSGGQDIFQKATWILGAIFMGGSLILAIAKTQQTKGLKYVSKIQTTPSQPANTVKQSRQRHS; encoded by the coding sequence ATGTTCTTAGGACTCATCATTACGCTTTTCTTTTTCGCATGTGTGCTACTTGTACTTCTAATTCTTATTCAAAAGGGAAAAGGAAGTATGGGCATCGGTAGCATCGGTGGAACCAACACCATGCTCTTTGGTGGATCAGGAGGACAAGATATTTTTCAAAAAGCAACCTGGATTCTTGGCGCAATCTTTATGGGCGGTTCACTAATTTTGGCCATCGCAAAGACGCAACAAACCAAGGGGCTTAAGTACGTAAGTAAAATACAAACAACACCATCACAACCAGCAAATACAGTAAAACAATCTCGCCAGCGCCATTCGTAA